The following proteins are encoded in a genomic region of Diabrotica virgifera virgifera chromosome 1, PGI_DIABVI_V3a:
- the LOC126889425 gene encoding uncharacterized protein LOC126889425, producing the protein MNVPSLTDLSIKKICETTVSASYFIEQSPLPWTLTKIILKKFPLYKWETMISSAKNDPIPSYKGIEFIACSKHIPSHLRNVVLGKSDWGSIFEDEHSSYCVWANGYYLKQHRLNVCKSCFFAFKNAHETLNKFLLVRYDHTHEVYDADDIVECVYQQPYYWCNSCFTQVLFDLKDYESCVNALHEMPRNNRFDDSEPEV; encoded by the coding sequence atgaaTGTTCCATCATTGACCGACCTGTCTATCAAAAAAATCTGTGAAACAACAGTATCAGCATCATATTTCATCGAGCAGTCCCCCTTGCCGTGgacattaacaaaaataatattaaaaaaatttcctttatATAAATGGGAAACGATGATAAGCAGTGCTAAAAATGATCCTATTCCTTCATATAAAGGAATAGAATTTATTGCTTGCTCTAAACACATACCGTCACATTTAAGAAATGTCGTATTAGGAAAGTCAGATTGGGGGAGTATATTTGAAGATGAACACTCCAGTTATTGTGTATGGGCTAATGGATATTATCTTAAGCAGCATCGCCTAAACGTATGTAAATCATGTTTTTTTGCATTCAAAAATGCTCATGAGACCTTAAATAAATTTTTACTGGTGCGTTACGACCATACTCACGAAGTTTATGATGCTGATGATATCGTTGAATGCGTATATCAGCAACCATATTATTGGTGCAATAGTTGCTTTACTCAAGTTTTATTCGATTTAAAAGATTACGAGTCTTGCGTTAATGCATTACATGAAATGCCTAGAAATAACAGGTTTGATGATTCTGAACCAGAAGTCTGA